The Neisseria animaloris genome segment TGGGTTTTTTGCTCGGCACGCGGAAGTTGAATCTCTTTACCGATGAAATTCCGATAGGTACTCGCTTGGCAATTAAAGTAGCCGTATCGACGCAAGACCAAACAGGTTTCGGCGTGTTCGATTGCGAATTACGTTGGACGGATGCTCTCGCCGACAAAAAACACATGCTGCCCGCCGACGGTTTGTTGGTGCAGGCGGCTCTGAATGTATTCAGCCCGAAAGAGGGTAAGGCCGTCTGAAAACCATCAACCAACTTTTCAGACGGCCTGTTGAAATCAATCCGAACCCAATATAGTTAAGTGAAACGCATGAGTGAAACCATTTTAATTACAGGCTCCAATCGAGGTATAGGAAAAGCAGTTGCATTGGGGTTGGCACAAGACGGTTACGATATTGTAGTGCATTGCCGCAGCCGTCGCGAAGAGGCGGAAGAAGTCGCCTCGGAAATTAAAGCCTTAGGCAGAAATTCCCGCGTATTGCAGTTTGATGTGTCCGACCGCGAAACCTGCCGCGAAATCTTAACTGCCGATGTGGAAACTCATGGTGCATATTACGGTGTCGTGCTGAATGCCGGTTTAACCTGCGATAATGCGTTTCCTGCTTTGGAAGACGATGATTGGGACAGGGTATTGCGTACCAATTTAGACGGTTTTTACAATGTCCTCCATCCGCTTTCCATGCCGATGATACGTCGTCGCAAAGCCGGCCGTATTGTTTGCATGGCTTCGGTTTCAGGCTTGGTGGGCAATCGCGGCCAAGTGAATTACAGTGCTTCCAAAGCAGGTTTGATTGGTGCGGCGAAAGCTCTCGCAGTCGAACTGGCCAAGCGCAAAATCACTGTAAACTGCGTTGCTCCCGGCTTGATCGATACTGAAATTCTCGATGAAAACGTGCCGGTAGAAGAAATTCTAAAGGCTGTTCCCGCCCAACGCATGGGAACACCGGAAGAAGTGGCGCATGCGGTGCGGTTTCTGAT includes the following:
- the fabG gene encoding 3-oxoacyl-ACP reductase FabG, giving the protein MSETILITGSNRGIGKAVALGLAQDGYDIVVHCRSRREEAEEVASEIKALGRNSRVLQFDVSDRETCREILTADVETHGAYYGVVLNAGLTCDNAFPALEDDDWDRVLRTNLDGFYNVLHPLSMPMIRRRKAGRIVCMASVSGLVGNRGQVNYSASKAGLIGAAKALAVELAKRKITVNCVAPGLIDTEILDENVPVEEILKAVPAQRMGTPEEVAHAVRFLMDEKAAYITRQVIAVNGGLC